In Ascaphus truei isolate aAscTru1 chromosome 5, aAscTru1.hap1, whole genome shotgun sequence, one genomic interval encodes:
- the LOC142494556 gene encoding uncharacterized protein LOC142494556 produces the protein MEQVSSPGSASSTLLEEHHGDEDDEYDEDDATEETEIQSCDHEEVPIETVVPPNRPSTSTYDAIVASEGKIVDAENRRHSDMMTVLERMIGLQEETVSQLAHLHRVFIEVPKQLQKINTSFEALVVQQTQANYWRMTNVPQFNTSQPGSVHAGQFSPHSSDIHSPGPNVTGQVADIAVQVPDDILPLPSVQIQQQTPTKEATKTKQDTHETDQPSLVQCLPTCSHVSLGTSPVREQSLPKSPVGESLPKSPVGESLPKSPVGESLPKSPVGESLPKSPVGESLPKSPVGESLPTSPVGESLATSPVGESLATSPVGEQSLATSPAREVPEATQSGSVVPKVGGKRKRKIQETTSRPVTRSQKEQKK, from the exons atggaacaagtgtcttcacctgggtcagccagctcaacactactagaag aacatcatggtgatgaggatgatgagtatgatgaggatgacgccacagaagagactgaaatacaatcatgtgaccatgaagaggtgccaatagaaactgttgtaccgccaaatcgtccatcaacttccacatacgatgcaattgtagcttcagagggaaaaatagtggacgcagaaaatcgtcgccattcagacatgatgacagtgctggaaaggatgattggactgcaggaagaaacagtatcacaattggcacatctccacagagtcttcattgaagtgcctaaacagttgcaaaaaatcaacacctcattcgaagcattagttgttcagcaaacacaagctaattactggagaatgactaatgtaccacaattcaacacctcccagccaggatctgttcatgcaggtcagttttcaccacattcatctgatattcattcaccaggcccaaatgttaccggtcaagtagcagacattgctgtgcaggttcctgatgacatcctaccgctgccatctgtacaaattcagcagcagacacctacaaaggaggcgacaaaaacaaaacaagacacacatgaaacagaccaaccatcacttgtgcagtgtctaccaacttgctcacatgtgtcactgggcacaagccctgtccgtgaacagtcactacccaaaagccctgtaggtgagtcgctgcccaaaagccctgtaggtgaatcgctgcccaaaagccctgtaggtgagtcgctgcccaaaagccctgtaggtgaatcgctgcccaaaagccctgtaggtgaatcgctgcccaaaagccctgtaggtgaatcactgcccacaagccctgtaggtgagtcactggccacaagccctgtaggtgagtcactggccacaagccccgtaggtgaacagtcactggccacaagccctgcccgtgaagtgccagaggccactcaaagtggctctgttgtgcctaaagttggtggcaaaagaaaaaggaaaattcaagagacaacaagcaggcctgttactcgctcgcaaaaggaacaaaaaaaataa